A section of the Telopea speciosissima isolate NSW1024214 ecotype Mountain lineage chromosome 3, Tspe_v1, whole genome shotgun sequence genome encodes:
- the LOC122655459 gene encoding two-component response regulator 24-like — protein MKRPLGINEPTPRNSKHAANKNASKSNASTSQNVTKNELAKFLPKNGLSALVVDDAYIGRIYHKILLTNLGVECRDVSNGQDAVALCREGAFFHLILMDMEMPIMSGLEATRMLREIGIRSMIIGVTAHNKEWQVREFIDVGLDGYEEKPLSYEKLIDILRDLDASQST, from the exons atgaaaaggcCATTGGGGATCAATGAGCCCACCCCAAGGAACTCAAAGCATGCAGCGAACAAGAATGCTTCAAAATCGAATGCGTCAACCTCACAAAATGTTACCAAAAACGAACTTGCAAAGTTTCTCCCGAAGAACGGGTTGAGTGCATTAGTAGTAGATGATGCCTACATCGGCCGAATTTATCACAAGATACTTCTCACCAATCTTGGAGTCGAATGCCGGGATGTAAGCAATGGCCAAGATGCTGTGGCTCTGTGTCGTGAAGGGGCTTTTTTCCATCTTATCCTCATGGATATGGAGATGCCCATTATGAGTGGGCTGGAG GCAACGAGGATGCTGCGTGAGATCGGCATTCGTAGCATGATCATAGGGGTCACTGCCCACAATAAGGAATGGCAAGTTCGAGAATTTATAGATGTTGGTTTGGATGGCTATGAGGAGAAGCCATTGAGTTATGAGAAGCTTATCGATATCCTCCGTGATCTTGATGCCAGTCAATCTACCTAA
- the LOC122656811 gene encoding chaperonin CPN60-2, mitochondrial translates to MYRVAANLASKARIARNSSQQIGSRLNWNRNYAAKDIKFGVEARALMLKGVEDLADAVRVTMGPKGRNVVIEQSFGAPKVTKDGVTVAKSIEFKDRVKNMGASLVKQVANATNDVAGDGTTCATVLTRAIFAEGCKSVAAGMNAMDLRRGITMAVDAVVTNLKSRARMISTSEEIAQVGTISANGEREIGELIAKAMEKVGKEGVITISDGKTLYNELEVVEGMKLDRGYISPYFITNPKTQKCELEDPLILVHEKKISSINAVVKVLELALKRQRPLLIVAEDIESDALATLILNKLRAGIKVCAIKAPGFGENRKANMQDLATLTGGEIITEELGMNLEKVDLDMLGTCKKVTISKDDTVILDGAGDKKAIEERCDQLRSGIELSTSDYDKEKLQERLAKLSGGVAVLKVGGASEAEVGEKKDRFTDALNATKAAVEEGIVPGGGVALLYASKELETLQTANFDQKIGVQIIQNALKTPVHTIAANAGVEGAVVVGKLLEQDNPDLGYDAAKGEYVDMVKAGIIDPLKVIRTALVDAASVSSLMTTTEAVVVELPKDEKEVPAMGGGMGGMDY, encoded by the exons ATGTATCGTGTGGCGGCTAACCTCGCTTCAAAAGCCAG GATCGCTAGGAACAGTAGCCAACAG ATTGGTAGCAGGTTGAATTGGAACAGAAACTATGCGGCTAAGGATATTAAATTTGGAGTCGAAGCTCGTGCTTTGATGCTTAAAGGTGTTGAAGACCTTGCTGATGCTGTTAGAGTAACCATGGGCCCCAAG GGACGCAATGTTGTAATTGAACAAAGCTTTGGTGCCCCCAAAGTGACAAAAGATGGTGTTACCGTAGCAAAGAGCATTGAGTTCAAGGATAGAGTTAAAAATATGGGTGCAAGCCTTGTGAAGCAGGTTGCCAATGCAACAAATGATGTGGCAGGCGATG GAACTACCTGTGCTACAGTCCTCACCCGTGCTATATTTGCTGAGGGCTGCAAATCAGTTGCAGCTGGGATGAATGCAATGGACCTGCGCCGTGGAATAACAATGGCAGTTGATGCTGTTGTTACAAACCTGAAGAGCAGAGCAAGAATGATTAGCACATCTGAAGAAATTGCACAG GTTGGAACAATTTCTGcaaatggagaaagagagattggTGAGCTCATAGCGAAAGCTATGGAGAAAGTTGGCAAAGAGGGAGTCATCACCATATCT GATGGCAAGACACTATATAATGAATTGGAAGTTGTTGAGGGAATGAAATTGGACAGGGGTTATATATCTCCATATTTCATCACCAACCCGAAGACCCAAAAATGC GAATTAGAAGATCCTCTTATCTTAGTCCACGAGAAGAAAATTTCAAGCATAAATGCTGTCGTTAAAGTATTAGAGTTGGCTCTAAAG AGGCAAAGGCCTTTGTTGATTGTTGCTGAAGACATTGAAAGTGATGCATTGGCCACTCTCATTTTAAATAAGCTCCGTGCTGGAATTAAG GTCTGTGCCATTAAAGCTCCTGGTTTTGGAGAAAACAGGAAGGCCAACATGCAAGATCTTGCCACTCTCACTGGGGGTGAA ATCATAACGGAAGAGCTTGGCATGAACCTTGAAAAGGTAGACTTGGATATGCTTGGCACATGCAAAAAG GTGACAATATCAAAGGATGACACTGTAATTCTGGATGGGGCCGGTGACAAGAAAGCCATTGAGGAAAGATGTGACCAG CTGAGGTCTGGAATTGAATTGAGCACTTCTGACTATGATAAGGAGAAGTTGCAAGAAAGATTGGCAAAGCTTTCTGGTGGTGTTGCAGTTTTGAAG GTAGGAGGTGCTAGCGAAGCTGAAGTTGGTGAGAAAAAGGATAGATTTACTGACGCACTAAATGCCACCAAGGCTGCAGTGGAGGAGGGAATTGTACCAg GTGGTGGTGTTGCACTTCTTTATGCATCTAAGGAACTAGAGACGTTGCAAACTGCTAACTTTGACCAGAAGATTGGTGTTCAGATTATTCAGAATGCCCTCAAG ACACCTGTTCACACAATTGCTGCCAATGCTGGGGTTGAAGGGGCTGTGGTTGTCGGCAAGCTATTGGAGCAGGATAACCCTGATCTTGGATATGATGCGGCTAAAG GTGAATATGTGGACATGGTAAAAGCTGGAATCATTGATCCCTTGAAAGTTATAAGAACAGCATTGGTCGATGCTGCCAG TGTCTCTTCATTGATGACTACCACTGAGGCTGTAGTGGTTGAACTTCCAAAGGATGAGAAGGAGGTTCCTGCTATGGGTGGTGGCATGGGTGGCATGGATTATTAA